The genomic DNA CCTGGACAAGTACGTCGACTCCTGGAAGGCGATGATCAGGCTTCGCGAGGAGGGACTGGTCCGCTCGATCGGAGTGTCCAACTTCACCGCCGAGCACCTGGACCGCCTGGAGAAGGAGACCGGGGTGCTGCCCGCCGTCAACCAGATCGAGATGCACCCCCAGCTCCCGCAGGAGGAACTGCGCGCCGTACACGCCGAGAAGGGCATCGCCACCCTCAGCTACAGCCCTCTCGGCCGCGGCACGGGACTGGTCCAGGATCCCGCGATCGGGGCCGTCGCGGCGGCCCACCGGGTCACCCCCGCCCAGGTGATCCTGCGCTGGCACCTCCAGCTCGACACGGTCCCGCTTCCCCGGTCGGGCGATCCGACGCGGCGGCGCGACAACCTCGACGTGTTCGGCTTCGAACTCTCCGCGGACGAACTTGCCCGGATCGGCGTCCGCGCCCGCGTCCGGATCGGCTTCGACCCGGAAAGCCACGAAGAGTTCTAGCCGGCGCTCAGGCCCGGACACGAAAGACCAGACACGAAGGAGAAGACGAATATGCGTTTGTCAGCACCGACCGGGACCGGCCCGGAACAGGCTGAACTCGGAGAGCGGATCAGAAGCCGTCGCGGGGCCATCGGCGGCCCCTTCCTGGTGTGGCTGCGCAACCCCGCGCTCGGCGACCACCTGGAAGCACTCGGTACGTACTGTCTCCGCGAGTCCTCACTGCCGCTGCGACTGCGGGAGTTGGCGTTGTTGGTCGCCGCTCGCCACTTCGACGCGCAGCACTCGTGGAACGCGCACCTGGCCAAGGCGGTCGACGCCGGGGTGGACCCGGCCGCGCTGCAACGCCTGGCCCGCGGGGAAGAGCCGCGGTTCAGCAGCCCGGACGAGGAAGTCCTCCACCGCTTCGCGTCCGAGGCGCTTGAGGGGCACTTCGTCGGCGACGAGACCTTCGCCGCCGGACTTGAGCACTTCGGGGAGCCCGGGCTGGTCGACCTGGTCGCCGCTCTGGGGACCTTCTCGATGTTCGCGATGGCCCTGAACGTCTTTCAGGTGGACCTGCAGGCCGACCACGATCCGCCGTTCCCGGACATCAAGGGATTCCGCCGGATGTAGCGGGGCGGCAGACGAGTCGAGCTGTACGCCGGGTTTTGTCGCCGACCATCGCGATGTTCGGTACGCCTGCGGCGAGGGCGAGTTGCTTG from Streptomyces sp. NBC_01478 includes the following:
- a CDS encoding aldo/keto reductase; its protein translation is MSPVPLRTLNDGGVIPALGLGTAPLDDARTEEAVAHGLRIGYRLIDTGAVYGNEGGVGRAVAAAEVPREEIRVLTKLPGRHHGYDTTLAAFEESRDRLGLEYVDLYLIHWPLPRLDKYVDSWKAMIRLREEGLVRSIGVSNFTAEHLDRLEKETGVLPAVNQIEMHPQLPQEELRAVHAEKGIATLSYSPLGRGTGLVQDPAIGAVAAAHRVTPAQVILRWHLQLDTVPLPRSGDPTRRRDNLDVFGFELSADELARIGVRARVRIGFDPESHEEF
- a CDS encoding carboxymuconolactone decarboxylase family protein, with the translated sequence MRLSAPTGTGPEQAELGERIRSRRGAIGGPFLVWLRNPALGDHLEALGTYCLRESSLPLRLRELALLVAARHFDAQHSWNAHLAKAVDAGVDPAALQRLARGEEPRFSSPDEEVLHRFASEALEGHFVGDETFAAGLEHFGEPGLVDLVAALGTFSMFAMALNVFQVDLQADHDPPFPDIKGFRRM